In the genome of Vigna radiata var. radiata cultivar VC1973A unplaced genomic scaffold, Vradiata_ver6 scaffold_100, whole genome shotgun sequence, one region contains:
- the LOC106755264 gene encoding PLASMODESMATA CALLOSE-BINDING PROTEIN 4, with translation MTLVMYFVLFLAFTAHSSALYCVCKDGVGDQALQKAIDYACGAGADCSPILQNGACYQPNTVKDHCNYAVNSYFQRKGQAQGSCDFAGAATPSQNPPTSASTCVYPSSPGNAGTGTTGTPTTTTPTTGTPSTLTPTTPTGTGTGTGTSTGTGSTTTGNPNVFGINPTSSTGTSFSDPNKGVVHLKDTCMLLLSFVLTFLVVLRV, from the exons ATGACTCTTGTGATGTATTTTGTGCTTTTTCTTGCCTTCACTGCCCATTCAA GTGCTCTTTACTGTGTATGTAAAGATGGTGTGGGTGATCAAGCTCTTCAGAAAGCTATAGATTATGCATGTGGTGCAGGAGCTGATTGTTCCCCTATTCTTCAAAATGGAGCATGTTACCAACCTAACACTGTGAAGGATCACTGCAACTATGCTGTTAATAGCTATTTCCAGAGAAAGGGTCAGGCTCAGGGAAGCTGTGATTTTGCTGGTGCTGCCACCCCAAGCCAAAATCCACCTA CTTCAGCATCTACATGTGTTTACCCTTCAAGCCCTGG CAATGCAGGAACAGGCACTACAGGAACCCCAACAACCACTACACCAACAACAGGCACACCATCCACCTTGACTCCAACCACTCCCACTGGTACAGGCACAGGTACAGGCACAAGCACAGGCACAGGCAGCACCACCACAGGTAACCCTAATGTGTTTGGAATTAATCCAACATCTTCAACTGGAACAAGCTTCAGTGATCCAAACAAAGGAGTGGTTCACTTGAAGGACACATGCATGTTGCTGTTGTCCTTTGTTCTCACCTTTTTGGTAGTGCTAAGGGTCTAA